A single genomic interval of Nonomuraea rubra harbors:
- a CDS encoding GAF domain-containing sensor histidine kinase, whose translation MSTERAAGPGEATRRGPWRSRPWAVATFAVVTAAVAAAVAGTLLGGRSYAEVLDSFVPVNATMGLAFAACGLLVAWHRPGNAIGWLLLADGLGHATTAGTASLALYGDDAGWPMPLVRGLATAGAYAWPWSIGLFLPLILQLFPDGRPAGPVLRWLAWATVATAPLFVLEMGAGPQALITGLNGYLTLPGYHDLEPLWLVTELRVAAVALIGLVALVIRYRRGDEVLRRQLLWPLQAALLVVLVLVVWGVFEAGPVYQLLAVPLLPAAVAVAILRHQLLDIRLVFSRTVLYTLLTGAVVLAYVSLVAVLDTAVRQRAGPGNSIAATVLIAIGFNPLRVRLQRGVDRILYGDRADPVRAVSRVGERLGAGLPGLPGVLEAVREALRMPYAALRITAPDDHDSQAGHDSHAGHDSQVGHGTAAGSGTAAVSGTAPQSLQSLHAVPLVYGDERVGELVVGLRPGERRLAAADRAVLELLATPLAVAVRALALSRQLQHSREALVMAREEERRRLRRDLHDGLGPVLTGVTFKADAAGNLIAADPEAARSLVAELRAETAGAINDIRRLVYDLRPPALDDLGLVGAIRQRAAHLQRDGVAIHVAAPAALPALPAAVEAAAFRIATEAMTNAVRHAGAGSIHVRLDAGTELRLRVSDDGVSPRDWRPGVGLSSMRERAAELGGSCTAGPGAGGGEVVAILPLGAS comes from the coding sequence ATGAGCACCGAACGAGCCGCCGGGCCCGGCGAGGCCACCCGGCGCGGGCCGTGGCGGTCCCGGCCATGGGCCGTGGCGACGTTCGCCGTGGTGACCGCCGCGGTCGCCGCCGCCGTGGCGGGCACCCTGCTCGGCGGCCGCTCGTACGCGGAGGTGCTGGACTCCTTCGTGCCGGTGAACGCCACGATGGGGCTGGCGTTCGCCGCGTGCGGGCTGCTGGTCGCCTGGCATCGTCCGGGCAACGCGATCGGCTGGCTGCTGCTGGCCGACGGCCTCGGGCACGCCACCACGGCGGGGACCGCCTCGCTGGCCCTGTACGGCGATGACGCCGGCTGGCCGATGCCGCTCGTGCGCGGTCTGGCCACGGCCGGCGCCTACGCGTGGCCGTGGTCGATCGGGTTGTTCCTGCCGCTGATCCTGCAGCTCTTCCCCGACGGCCGTCCCGCCGGGCCGGTGCTGCGGTGGCTGGCGTGGGCGACGGTGGCGACGGCGCCGCTGTTCGTGCTGGAGATGGGAGCCGGGCCGCAGGCGCTGATCACGGGGCTGAACGGGTATCTGACGCTGCCGGGATACCACGACCTGGAGCCGCTGTGGCTGGTGACGGAGCTGCGCGTCGCCGCGGTCGCGCTGATCGGCCTGGTCGCGCTGGTGATCCGCTACCGGCGGGGTGACGAGGTGCTGCGCCGCCAGTTGTTGTGGCCGCTGCAGGCCGCCCTGCTCGTCGTGCTGGTGCTGGTGGTGTGGGGGGTGTTCGAGGCGGGGCCGGTCTACCAGCTGCTGGCCGTGCCGCTCCTTCCCGCGGCGGTGGCGGTGGCGATCTTGCGTCATCAGCTGCTGGACATCCGGCTGGTCTTCTCGCGTACGGTGCTGTACACGCTGCTGACCGGTGCGGTCGTGCTCGCCTACGTGAGCCTGGTGGCGGTGCTGGACACCGCCGTGCGGCAGCGGGCCGGGCCGGGCAACTCGATCGCCGCCACCGTGCTGATCGCGATCGGTTTCAACCCGCTGCGGGTACGGCTGCAGCGCGGCGTGGACCGGATCCTGTACGGGGACCGGGCCGATCCGGTGCGTGCGGTCTCCCGGGTCGGCGAGCGGCTGGGCGCCGGGCTGCCCGGGCTGCCCGGGGTGCTGGAGGCGGTGCGGGAGGCGCTGCGGATGCCGTACGCGGCGCTGCGCATCACCGCGCCCGATGACCACGACTCGCAAGCCGGCCACGACTCGCACGCCGGCCACGACTCGCAAGTGGGCCATGGCACGGCGGCGGGTTCCGGAACGGCGGCGGTTTCCGGCACGGCGCCGCAGTCGCTCCAGTCGCTGCACGCCGTCCCGCTCGTCTACGGCGATGAGCGGGTGGGCGAGCTGGTGGTCGGACTGCGCCCGGGGGAGAGACGGCTGGCCGCCGCCGACCGTGCCGTCCTGGAGCTGCTGGCCACGCCGCTGGCGGTGGCGGTGCGCGCCCTCGCCCTGTCGCGGCAGCTGCAGCACTCCCGCGAGGCGCTGGTGATGGCCAGGGAGGAGGAGCGGCGGCGGCTGCGCCGTGACCTGCACGACGGGCTGGGCCCTGTGCTCACGGGGGTGACGTTCAAGGCCGACGCGGCCGGCAACCTGATCGCCGCCGACCCCGAGGCCGCGCGGAGCCTGGTCGCCGAACTGCGGGCCGAGACCGCCGGGGCGATCAACGACATCCGCCGGCTGGTCTACGACCTGCGCCCGCCCGCCCTGGACGATCTCGGCCTGGTCGGCGCGATCCGCCAGCGCGCCGCCCACCTGCAACGCGACGGCGTCGCCATTCACGTGGCCGCTCCCGCGGCGCTGCCGGCGCTTCCGGCCGCGGTCGAGGCCGCGGCCTTCCGGATCGCCACCGAGGCCATGACCAACGCCGTGCGTCACGCCGGGGCGGGCAGCATCCACGTACGGCTCGACGCCGGCACGGAGTTGCGGCTGCGCGTCAGCGACGACGGCGTCTCGCCGCGCGACTGGAGGCCGGGTGTGGGATTGTCATCCATGCGCGAGCGCGCCGCAGAGCTGGGCGGGTCCTGCACGGCGGGGCCCGGCGCCGGTGGCGGCGAGGTCGTGGCCATCCTGCCGCTGGGAGCATCATGA
- a CDS encoding LuxR family transcriptional regulator has product MRLHGRKIECDRLDELVATVQTGRGSSSVLVVRGEAGIGKTALLEHARGSAAGCRVAQATGVESEMELAFSGLHQLCAPLLDRLHRLPQPRRQALEAAFGLRGGTPPDRFVFGLAVLGLLADVAEQEPLICLIDDAQRLDRVSAQTLAFVARRLRTERIGLVIAVREPALRAELAGLPELEVGPLSNGDARALLDSMTPGRLDGRVRDRIVAEAQGNPLALLELPRSLTPAELAAGYTLPHTLSAGQAERSFLRRVESLPAPTRQLLLIAAAEPVGDVTLLSRAARTLSIDESAAAPAESAGLITLGTRVRFVHPLLRSAAYQAATPENRQCVHRALAEVIDPLADPEHRAWHLANATAGPDETVAAELARSAERVRARSGVTAAAAFLERAAQLTPDPARRGGRALAAARAKGLAGGYDAALGLLDAAALSPLDEHERARACLLRGQITFASISAGAALPLLLEAARRSEALDPGLARESYRDALQALITSGGLPDGPHLADVARAILAAPPGPAPERDDLLLNGLAVIATEGYAAGAPMVLRGLTAFRTCEVGEEEGLGWLPLACRLAHNVWDFDSWSVLSARLVDLARETGALAVLPSALLLRVSNRALAGELADAATLLAEAQAIGKVTGSRFLARYTALVLEPLRGREAATRQAIEAVRRESALRGEGKVETATHWASAVLCNGLGRYEEAYAAAEGGCEHPQELGGPFIRSLAELVEAAVRSGRPVRAAQAAARLEELTGASGTDWALGTSACVRAQVSAEPAAEELYREAIERLGRTGVRLAHARALLLYGEWLRRQSRRTDAREQLGAAYELLGRMGAEAFAERARRELQATGDKVVRRSAGPAEASTTLTAQEAQIARLAGDGLTNLEIAAQLFISPHTVEWHLRKVFVKLGIVSRKQIRASLAGPWISGTLPAAMEAGD; this is encoded by the coding sequence GTGCGGCTGCATGGCCGGAAAATCGAGTGCGACAGGCTGGACGAGCTCGTGGCCACGGTGCAGACCGGGCGCGGCTCGAGCTCCGTCCTGGTCGTGCGGGGCGAGGCGGGCATCGGCAAGACGGCGCTGCTGGAGCACGCGCGGGGCAGCGCTGCCGGCTGCCGGGTCGCCCAGGCGACGGGTGTGGAGTCGGAGATGGAGCTGGCCTTCAGCGGGTTGCACCAGCTCTGTGCCCCGCTCCTGGACCGGCTGCACCGCCTGCCGCAGCCGCGGCGGCAGGCGCTGGAGGCGGCGTTCGGGCTGAGAGGGGGCACGCCGCCGGACCGTTTCGTGTTCGGGCTGGCGGTGCTCGGCCTGCTCGCTGACGTGGCCGAGCAGGAGCCGCTGATCTGCCTGATCGATGACGCCCAGCGGCTGGACCGGGTCTCCGCGCAGACCCTGGCGTTCGTCGCGCGCCGGCTGCGCACCGAGCGGATCGGGCTGGTGATCGCGGTACGCGAGCCCGCCCTGCGAGCGGAGCTGGCGGGGCTGCCGGAGCTGGAGGTGGGACCGCTGAGCAACGGCGACGCCCGCGCCCTGCTCGACTCGATGACCCCGGGGCGGCTGGACGGGCGCGTCAGGGACCGGATCGTCGCCGAGGCCCAGGGCAACCCGCTCGCCCTGCTGGAGCTGCCCCGGAGCTTGACGCCGGCCGAGCTGGCCGCCGGGTACACCCTGCCCCACACACTGTCGGCCGGCCAGGCCGAGCGGAGCTTCCTGCGCCGCGTCGAGTCGCTGCCCGCCCCGACCCGGCAGTTGCTGCTGATCGCCGCGGCCGAGCCGGTGGGCGACGTGACCCTGCTGTCCAGGGCCGCGCGGACGTTGAGCATCGACGAGAGCGCCGCCGCGCCGGCCGAGTCGGCGGGGCTGATCACTCTCGGGACCCGGGTGCGCTTCGTGCATCCCCTGCTGCGTTCGGCCGCCTATCAGGCGGCGACCCCGGAGAACCGCCAGTGCGTGCATCGTGCGCTGGCGGAGGTGATCGATCCGCTGGCCGACCCGGAACACCGGGCGTGGCACCTGGCCAACGCCACAGCGGGACCCGACGAGACGGTGGCCGCCGAGCTGGCCCGCTCGGCCGAGCGGGTGCGGGCCCGCAGCGGGGTGACGGCGGCGGCGGCGTTCCTGGAACGGGCGGCCCAGCTCACCCCCGATCCCGCCCGGCGCGGCGGCAGGGCACTGGCGGCGGCCCGGGCCAAGGGCCTGGCCGGCGGGTACGACGCCGCCCTCGGACTGCTCGACGCGGCGGCGCTCAGCCCCCTGGACGAGCACGAACGCGCCCGCGCCTGCCTGCTGCGCGGCCAGATCACGTTCGCCTCCATCAGCGCCGGCGCCGCCCTGCCGCTGCTGCTCGAAGCGGCCCGGCGGTCGGAAGCGCTGGACCCGGGGCTGGCCCGCGAGTCCTACCGTGACGCGCTGCAGGCGCTCATCACCTCCGGCGGCCTGCCGGACGGCCCGCACCTGGCGGACGTCGCCAGGGCGATCCTCGCCGCGCCTCCTGGACCCGCGCCGGAGCGTGACGACCTGCTCCTGAACGGCCTGGCCGTGATCGCCACGGAGGGTTACGCGGCAGGCGCGCCGATGGTGCTGCGCGGCCTGACCGCCTTCCGCACCTGCGAGGTCGGCGAGGAGGAGGGGCTGGGCTGGCTCCCGCTCGCCTGCCGCCTGGCCCACAACGTCTGGGACTTCGACAGCTGGTCGGTGCTGTCCGCGCGCCTGGTGGACCTGGCGCGCGAGACGGGAGCGCTGGCGGTGCTGCCGTCGGCTCTCCTGCTGCGCGTGTCGAACCGGGCCCTGGCCGGCGAGCTCGCCGACGCCGCCACGCTGCTCGCCGAGGCCCAGGCGATCGGCAAGGTGACCGGCAGCCGCTTCCTGGCCCGGTACACGGCCCTGGTGCTCGAACCCTTGCGCGGCAGGGAGGCCGCCACGCGGCAGGCGATCGAGGCGGTCAGGCGGGAGAGCGCGCTGCGCGGTGAGGGCAAGGTGGAGACCGCCACCCACTGGGCGAGCGCGGTGCTCTGCAACGGCCTGGGCCGCTACGAGGAGGCGTACGCCGCGGCCGAGGGCGGTTGCGAACATCCGCAGGAACTGGGAGGACCGTTCATCAGGTCCCTGGCCGAGCTCGTCGAGGCCGCCGTCCGGAGCGGGCGGCCGGTCCGCGCCGCCCAGGCCGCCGCCCGGCTGGAAGAGCTGACCGGGGCCAGCGGCACCGACTGGGCCCTCGGCACGTCCGCGTGCGTGCGCGCCCAGGTGAGCGCGGAGCCGGCCGCGGAGGAGCTGTACCGGGAGGCGATCGAGCGGCTCGGCCGTACCGGGGTGCGCCTCGCCCACGCCCGCGCGCTGCTGCTCTACGGCGAGTGGCTGCGCAGGCAGAGCCGCCGTACCGACGCGCGCGAGCAGTTGGGCGCCGCCTACGAGCTGCTCGGCCGGATGGGGGCCGAGGCGTTCGCCGAGCGCGCCCGGCGCGAGCTGCAGGCGACCGGGGACAAGGTGGTGCGGCGCTCGGCCGGCCCGGCCGAGGCGAGCACCACGCTGACCGCTCAGGAGGCGCAGATCGCCCGCCTGGCCGGTGACGGGCTGACGAACCTCGAGATCGCCGCCCAGCTGTTCATCAGCCCGCACACGGTGGAATGGCATCTGCGCAAGGTGTTCGTGAAGCTCGGGATCGTCTCACGCAAGCAGATCCGCGCGTCGCTGGCCGGCCCATGGATCTCGGGCACCCTCCCTGCCGCGATGGAGGCGGGCGACTGA
- a CDS encoding alpha/beta fold hydrolase: MSTLVLVHGFWHGSWCWSEVVPHVVAAGRLTVAVDLAGHGLHARRPRWFRAQPYNREAVSTEVSPVADVSLDDAAELLTSQIRRIGRGEPVTVVAHSAAGPVLTRTAEQTPELVAHAVYLSAYMPASGKSAAAYTRLPEAADDLVAPLLQGDPARTGALRLDFATADAAYRQRLHEAFYGDVDPVLAEAATGLLTPDGPIGIMLGTTALTREGWGSVRRTYIVCTRDMAIRPGVQATFISEADAAFPDNPTSVVALDASHSPFLSMPGELADIIIPLG, translated from the coding sequence ATGTCCACGCTGGTGTTGGTTCACGGCTTCTGGCACGGCTCCTGGTGCTGGAGCGAGGTCGTCCCTCATGTGGTGGCCGCCGGGCGCCTGACCGTTGCGGTGGACCTGGCGGGGCACGGGCTGCATGCCCGCCGTCCTCGGTGGTTCCGCGCACAGCCGTACAACCGCGAGGCGGTCAGCACCGAGGTGTCGCCCGTGGCCGACGTGAGTCTCGACGATGCGGCCGAGTTGCTCACGTCGCAGATCAGGCGGATCGGCCGTGGCGAGCCGGTCACGGTGGTCGCCCACAGCGCGGCCGGCCCGGTGCTGACGCGAACGGCCGAGCAGACACCCGAGCTGGTCGCGCACGCGGTGTACCTTTCCGCCTACATGCCGGCATCGGGTAAGTCCGCGGCGGCGTACACGCGGCTGCCGGAGGCCGCCGATGACCTGGTCGCGCCGTTGTTGCAGGGCGACCCGGCCCGGACAGGCGCGCTGCGGCTCGACTTCGCCACGGCCGACGCGGCCTACCGGCAGCGGCTTCACGAGGCGTTCTACGGTGACGTGGACCCGGTCCTCGCCGAGGCTGCCACCGGCCTGCTGACGCCCGACGGCCCGATCGGCATCATGCTGGGCACCACCGCCCTGACTCGCGAAGGCTGGGGATCGGTGCGGCGCACGTACATCGTCTGCACGCGGGACATGGCCATCCGGCCAGGCGTGCAGGCGACGTTCATTTCCGAGGCCGACGCGGCGTTTCCGGACAACCCGACCTCCGTCGTCGCGCTCGACGCCTCCCACTCGCCCTTCCTCTCCATGCCCGGCGAGCTGGCCGACATCATCATCCCGCTCGGCTGA
- a CDS encoding alpha/beta hydrolase, with protein sequence MEHDLQAPQPPLVLDRRTRAFLQEHRCPAAPAGADVAGARAAIRALWEETGPHPDVEEDWLAIPGCDKDRIRVRILRPAGSADPLPVILYLHGLGWMLTDAAAHQQLLCDLALGADAAIVVPEYDRSPEARHPVAVEQCYTVARWIAGNGAECRLDGSRMAVAGTSAGANLAAAVALLANRRGGPRFAHQVLVCPVTDAGLDTSSYHRFAEGYFLERAAMRAFWQQYAPDRAQRAQITASPLRATTGDLEGLPPTLILTAEADVLRDEGEAYAAKLRGADVPVVSVCYQGTIHGFVLFDALRDSDASRAARTQVMDTLHVALHSHGG encoded by the coding sequence GTGGAACACGACCTTCAGGCCCCGCAGCCGCCGCTCGTCCTCGATCGCCGGACGCGGGCGTTCCTCCAGGAGCACCGCTGCCCCGCGGCTCCGGCCGGCGCGGACGTGGCCGGGGCCAGGGCCGCGATCAGGGCGCTGTGGGAGGAGACCGGGCCCCACCCCGACGTGGAGGAGGACTGGCTCGCGATACCGGGCTGCGACAAGGACCGGATCCGGGTGCGCATCCTGCGTCCCGCCGGTAGCGCAGATCCTCTTCCGGTGATCCTCTACCTGCACGGGCTGGGCTGGATGCTCACCGACGCCGCCGCCCACCAGCAGCTGCTCTGCGACCTCGCGCTCGGCGCGGATGCCGCGATCGTCGTCCCCGAGTACGACCGCTCACCGGAAGCCCGTCACCCGGTGGCGGTCGAGCAGTGCTACACCGTCGCCCGGTGGATCGCCGGCAACGGCGCCGAATGCCGGCTGGACGGCAGCAGGATGGCGGTGGCGGGCACGTCCGCCGGCGCGAACCTCGCGGCCGCGGTCGCGCTGCTCGCCAACCGGCGCGGCGGGCCGCGCTTCGCGCACCAGGTCCTGGTCTGTCCCGTCACCGACGCCGGCCTGGACACCTCCTCCTATCACCGGTTCGCCGAGGGCTACTTCCTGGAGCGCGCGGCGATGCGCGCCTTCTGGCAGCAGTACGCGCCGGACCGGGCTCAACGGGCCCAGATCACCGCGTCCCCGCTGCGGGCCACGACCGGCGACCTCGAAGGGTTGCCGCCCACGCTGATCCTCACGGCCGAGGCCGACGTGCTCCGCGACGAAGGCGAGGCGTACGCGGCCAAGCTGCGCGGGGCCGACGTGCCCGTGGTGTCGGTCTGTTACCAGGGCACGATCCACGGGTTCGTCCTCTTCGACGCGCTGCGCGACAGTGACGCCTCCCGGGCCGCTCGCACCCAGGTCATGGACACCCTGCACGTGGCACTGCACAGCCACGGCGGCTGA
- a CDS encoding alpha/beta hydrolase, translating into MSDHVPAGPVLEPAAADFARATAQPPFLFQLLPEEGRKAVDDVQSGPIGKPAVDEEWITIPGGPTGQVRARIVRPAGSTGDLPVILYIHGAGWVFGNAHTHDRLVRELAVGAEAAVVFPEYDLSPEHRYPVAIEQNWTVARWIAAEGATRGLDPSRIAVAGDSVGGNMSAALTLMAKQRGGLPLVQQVLFYPVTDAAFDTGSYQRFAEGYFLRRDGMQWFWDQYTTSDSERAEITASPLRATVEDLTGLPPALIITAEADVLRDEGEAYANKLRAAGVPVTAVRYLGIIHDFVMLNALRGTRAAASAIELAIGTLRQALHKS; encoded by the coding sequence ATGAGCGACCACGTTCCCGCCGGTCCCGTCCTGGAACCCGCAGCGGCCGACTTCGCCAGGGCGACCGCCCAGCCGCCGTTCCTCTTCCAGCTCCTCCCGGAGGAGGGGCGCAAGGCCGTCGACGACGTCCAGTCCGGCCCGATCGGCAAGCCCGCCGTGGACGAGGAATGGATCACGATCCCGGGCGGCCCCACCGGCCAGGTCCGTGCCCGCATCGTCCGCCCGGCGGGCAGCACCGGCGACCTGCCCGTCATCCTCTACATCCACGGCGCGGGCTGGGTGTTCGGCAACGCCCACACCCACGACCGCCTCGTACGCGAGCTGGCCGTCGGCGCGGAAGCGGCCGTGGTCTTCCCCGAGTACGACCTGTCGCCCGAGCACCGCTACCCGGTGGCGATCGAGCAGAACTGGACGGTCGCCCGGTGGATCGCCGCCGAGGGCGCGACCAGGGGCCTGGACCCGTCCAGGATCGCGGTGGCCGGTGACTCGGTCGGCGGCAACATGAGCGCCGCCCTGACCCTGATGGCCAAGCAGCGGGGCGGGCTGCCGCTGGTGCAGCAGGTGCTGTTCTACCCGGTGACCGACGCCGCCTTCGACACCGGCTCCTACCAGCGGTTCGCCGAGGGTTACTTCCTGCGCCGCGACGGCATGCAGTGGTTCTGGGACCAGTACACCACCTCCGACTCCGAGCGAGCCGAGATCACCGCGTCCCCGCTGCGTGCCACCGTCGAGGACCTGACCGGCCTCCCGCCGGCGTTGATCATCACCGCCGAGGCCGACGTGCTGCGGGACGAGGGCGAGGCGTACGCGAACAAGCTGCGCGCCGCCGGGGTGCCGGTGACCGCCGTGCGCTACCTGGGCATCATCCACGACTTCGTCATGCTCAACGCGCTGCGGGGGACGCGGGCGGCCGCCTCCGCGATCGAGCTGGCCATCGGCACGCTGCGCCAGGCTCTGCACAAGAGCTGA
- a CDS encoding alpha/beta hydrolase — protein MSSTYARDLAQIEQANATGRIPVVFVHGLWLLPSSWERWARLFADAGFAPVTPGWPDDPETVAEANAHPEVFAHKTVGQVADHYCDLIGKLERKPAVVGHSFGGLLTQILAGRGMSVASVAIDPAPFQGVLPLPISSLRSAAPVLTNPANIHRAVPLTYEQFRYAFANAVSEEEAKGLYETFCVPAPGAPLFQAAVANFNPWSETKVDSTTEDRGPLLLISGEKDHTVPWAITHASYKKQARNTHHVTEIVEMPGRGHSLTIDNGWREVCGTALTFIQRFAHP, from the coding sequence ATGTCATCCACGTATGCCCGTGACCTCGCCCAGATCGAGCAGGCCAACGCCACCGGCCGGATCCCGGTCGTCTTCGTGCACGGCCTGTGGCTGCTGCCTTCCAGCTGGGAGCGGTGGGCGCGGCTGTTCGCCGACGCCGGCTTCGCGCCCGTCACGCCCGGCTGGCCGGACGACCCGGAAACCGTGGCCGAGGCCAACGCCCACCCCGAGGTGTTCGCGCACAAGACCGTCGGCCAGGTCGCCGACCACTACTGCGACCTGATCGGCAAGCTGGAGCGCAAGCCCGCCGTCGTCGGCCACTCCTTCGGCGGGCTGCTCACCCAGATCCTGGCGGGGCGCGGCATGTCGGTCGCGTCGGTCGCCATCGACCCCGCCCCGTTCCAGGGGGTGCTGCCACTGCCGATCTCCTCGCTGCGCTCGGCGGCGCCCGTGCTCACCAACCCGGCCAACATCCACCGCGCCGTGCCGCTCACCTACGAGCAGTTCCGCTATGCCTTCGCCAACGCCGTCAGCGAGGAGGAGGCCAAGGGGTTGTACGAGACGTTCTGCGTGCCCGCCCCCGGGGCGCCGCTGTTCCAGGCCGCCGTCGCCAACTTCAACCCCTGGAGCGAGACCAAGGTGGACAGCACCACCGAGGACCGCGGCCCGCTGCTGCTCATCTCCGGCGAGAAGGACCACACGGTGCCCTGGGCCATCACCCACGCCTCCTACAAGAAGCAGGCACGCAACACCCACCACGTCACCGAGATCGTGGAGATGCCCGGCCGCGGCCACTCGCTCACCATCGACAACGGCTGGCGCGAAGTCTGCGGTACCGCCCTGACGTTCATCCAGCGCTTCGCCCACCCATGA
- a CDS encoding AAA family ATPase, whose translation MLALSDAGPPLLNRQRERTVLDGLLEDVRAGRGRALMLRGEAGVGKSALLRHTLEAAAGMRVVRAAGVESEMELAYAGLHLLVAPLLDGLEGLPGPQRDALGVAFGLRQGNPPDRFMVGLAVLTLLAEAAEERALLCVVDDTQWLDRSSAQVLAFVARRLLAEPVGIVFAAREPGREFQGLAELEVRGLAGPDAHTLLRSVIRFPLDDRIKERILAETNGNPLALLELPRGLSA comes from the coding sequence ATGTTGGCGTTATCCGACGCGGGACCGCCGCTGCTGAACCGGCAGCGGGAGCGTACGGTGCTCGACGGGCTGCTGGAAGACGTGCGGGCCGGGCGCGGGCGGGCGCTCATGCTGCGGGGCGAGGCGGGGGTGGGCAAGTCGGCGCTGCTGCGGCACACCCTGGAGGCGGCGGCCGGCATGCGGGTGGTGCGGGCGGCGGGCGTGGAGTCGGAGATGGAGCTGGCCTACGCCGGGCTGCATCTGCTGGTCGCGCCGCTGCTGGACGGCCTGGAAGGCCTGCCGGGACCGCAGCGGGACGCGCTGGGGGTGGCGTTCGGGTTGCGGCAGGGGAACCCGCCGGACCGATTCATGGTCGGGCTGGCGGTGCTGACCCTGCTGGCGGAGGCGGCGGAGGAGCGTGCGCTGTTGTGCGTGGTCGATGACACGCAGTGGCTGGACCGCTCCTCGGCGCAGGTGCTGGCGTTCGTGGCGCGGCGGTTGCTGGCCGAGCCGGTGGGGATCGTCTTCGCCGCGCGCGAGCCGGGCAGGGAGTTCCAGGGCCTGGCGGAGCTGGAGGTGCGCGGCCTGGCGGGGCCGGACGCCCACACGCTGCTGCGCTCGGTGATCCGCTTTCCGCTGGACGACCGGATCAAGGAGCGGATCCTGGCCGAGACGAACGGCAACCCCCTGGCCCTGCTGGAGTTGCCGCGCGGGCTGAGCGCGTGA
- a CDS encoding response regulator transcription factor — MITVLLADDHPVVRGGLRALLGSIDGLNVVGEAANGREAVRQAVTHRPDVLVMDIQMPDVDGIAATRQIARDAPGVAVLMLTMYHDDDSVFAAMRAGARGYLLKGAEQDEIVRAIRSVAAGEAIFGPGVAQRVLGFFSAPPPPEVPFPELTGRERDVLDLIAGGRPNGEIGRRLGISAKTVANHISSIFGKLQVADRAEAIIRARDAGLGLQGERLPGPGASRQPPEVP; from the coding sequence ATGATCACCGTTCTGCTGGCCGACGACCATCCCGTGGTGCGCGGCGGCCTGCGCGCGCTGCTCGGCTCGATCGACGGGCTGAACGTGGTCGGCGAGGCGGCCAACGGCCGCGAGGCCGTGCGCCAGGCCGTCACGCACCGCCCCGACGTGCTGGTCATGGACATCCAGATGCCCGACGTGGACGGTATCGCCGCCACGCGGCAGATCGCCCGCGACGCGCCGGGAGTCGCGGTGCTCATGCTGACGATGTACCACGACGACGACTCGGTGTTCGCCGCCATGCGCGCCGGAGCACGTGGTTACCTGCTCAAGGGCGCCGAGCAGGACGAGATCGTCCGCGCCATCCGGTCCGTGGCCGCCGGCGAGGCGATCTTCGGGCCCGGCGTGGCGCAGCGGGTGCTCGGCTTCTTCTCCGCCCCGCCGCCGCCCGAGGTGCCCTTCCCCGAGCTGACCGGCCGGGAACGGGACGTGCTCGACCTGATCGCCGGCGGCCGCCCCAACGGTGAGATCGGCCGCCGCCTGGGCATCTCGGCCAAGACGGTGGCCAACCACATCTCCAGCATCTTCGGCAAGCTCCAGGTCGCCGACCGGGCCGAGGCGATCATCCGTGCCCGCGACGCCGGGCTGGGCCTTCAGGGGGAGCGGCTGCCGGGCCCTGGTGCGTCACGGCAGCCGCCCGAGGTGCCGTGA
- a CDS encoding helix-turn-helix transcriptional regulator, producing the protein MSTAIAAGQGVGEYFSRWVAAVLYNGLGQYDKALDSAQGVREVFAMQVSAWALPELIEAASRTGQTRQAAEALDRLAAATDVGDSDWGHGIHARCRALLSEGEEAERCYREAAERLGRTRFPTELARAHLLYGEWLRREGRRADARTHLRTAYDSFTAIGMQAFAGRAHNELLATGETVRKRAADTPDQLTPQESQIARMARTGLSNSEIGAQLFLSPRTVEYHLGKVFAKLAITSRHQLTQALPGQGHDRP; encoded by the coding sequence ATGTCCACGGCCATAGCCGCCGGCCAGGGGGTGGGAGAATACTTCTCCCGGTGGGTGGCGGCCGTCCTCTACAACGGGCTCGGCCAGTACGACAAGGCCCTCGATTCGGCGCAAGGCGTCCGAGAGGTCTTCGCGATGCAGGTCTCCGCGTGGGCGCTGCCCGAGCTGATCGAGGCGGCGAGCAGGACCGGGCAGACCCGGCAGGCCGCGGAGGCGCTCGATCGGCTGGCCGCGGCGACCGACGTCGGCGACAGCGACTGGGGGCACGGAATCCACGCGCGGTGCCGGGCGCTGCTCAGCGAGGGCGAGGAGGCCGAGCGCTGCTATCGCGAGGCGGCCGAGCGGCTGGGCCGTACCCGCTTTCCCACCGAACTCGCCCGCGCGCACCTGCTCTACGGCGAGTGGCTGCGCCGGGAAGGCCGGCGGGCCGACGCGCGCACCCACCTGCGCACCGCCTACGACTCCTTCACCGCGATCGGCATGCAGGCGTTCGCCGGGCGGGCCCACAACGAGCTGCTGGCCACCGGCGAGACCGTGCGCAAGCGCGCCGCCGACACGCCAGACCAGCTCACCCCTCAGGAGAGCCAGATCGCCCGGATGGCACGTACGGGCCTGTCGAACTCGGAGATCGGCGCCCAGCTGTTCCTCAGCCCGCGCACCGTCGAGTACCACCTGGGCAAGGTGTTCGCCAAGCTCGCCATCACCTCTCGCCACCAGCTCACGCAGGCGCTGCCCGGCCAGGGCCACGACCGTCCGTGA